In Alosa sapidissima isolate fAloSap1 chromosome 11, fAloSap1.pri, whole genome shotgun sequence, a single window of DNA contains:
- the LOC121723730 gene encoding uncharacterized protein LOC121723730 isoform X13, whose translation MACHVTGRSAYPDNWRSVVGQRSPGQWHQGDCGSPQYYKVDPKDCRGFLGVQDNNDPPKSEVMAFLKGKALECLRDLSVEDRCSAYLCWQLTALLCQMNGNVTGNDIAELLLCKETAKLRQEEESTVYDLVDIDGKAKRRAKGTLSVKAVDVSKPGDWSAASQRFRQLLCAGRAKEALEYAVQKALWGHAFRLASRMGTTELQRVVARFADSMEEGDPLRTLYQIESGRIPDVATRCGENWYTHLASVLTAVCPKDLRITTAKMMGESLRSKGMMEASHFCFVAAQIQVGTLYKVPLKVEIDPDQRTPLVLEATKVPLAFKEVTAAKAEDPTLADMEASVPISAGPAQVPIPAPMTITVPLGKVKQSYADHYHLNNETGQCIKTTLSAQEVKAVSPAPDVEAAQSQSLIEQKLLKPAADSVTGTPSLRGVNTVDPGKMEAVSPPVTAAFTKDDAPSFKQEETAATAEVPPLADMEASVPISAGPAQVPIPAPMTITVPLGKVKQSYADHYHLNRPRRRYVDVFATSELTVQVAPPNMLDLMAPMAIPDLIEHQDETGQCIKKTLSAQEVKAVSPAPDVEAAQSQPLIEQKLLEPAADSVTGTPSLRGVNTVDPGKMEAVSPPVTAASTKDDAPSFKQEVMVATAEVPPLADMEASVPISAGPAQVPIPAPMTITVPLGKVKQSYADHYHLNNETGQCIKTTLPAQEVKAVSPAPDVEAAQSQPLIEQKLLEPAADSVTGTPSLRGVNTVDPGKMEAVSPPVTAASTKDDAPSFKQERAATAEDPPLADMEASMPASAGPAQVPIPAPMTITVPLGKVKQSYADHDHLNRPRGRYVDVFATSELTVQVAPPNMLDLMAPMAIPDLIEHQDETGQCIKTTLSAQEVMAVSPAPDVEAAQSQPLIEQKLLEPAADSVTGTPSLRGVNTVDPGKMEAVSPPVTAASTKDDAPSFKQEVMVATAEVPPLAYMEASVPISAGPAQVPIPAPMTITITLGKVKQSYADHYHLNNETGQCIKTTLPSQEVKAVSPALDVEAAQSQPLIEQKLLEPAADSVTGTPSLRGVNTVDPGKMEAVSPPVTAASTKDDAPSFKQEVMVATAEVPPLAYMEASVPISAGPAQVPIPAPMTITITLGKVKQSYADHYHLNNETGQCIKMTLPSQEVKAVSPAPDVEAAQSQPLIEQKLLEPAADSVTGTPSLRGVNTVDPGKMEAVSPPVTAASTKDDAPSFKQEVMVATAEVPPLAYMEASVPISAGPAQVPIPAPMTITITLGKVKQSYADHYHLNNETGQCIKTTLPAQEVKAVSPAPDVEAAQSQPLIEQKLLEPAADSVTGTPSLRGVNTVDPGKMEAVSPPVTAASTKDDAPSFKQERAATAEDPPLADMEASMPASAGPAQVPIPAPMTITVPLGKVKQSYADHDHLNRPRGRYVDVFATSELTVQVAPPNMLDVMAPMAIPDLIEHQDETGQCIKTTLSAQEVKAVSPAPDVEAAQSQPLIEQKLLEPAADSVTGTPSLRGVNTVDPGKMEAVSPPVTAASTKDDAPSFKQEVMVATAEVPPLAYMEASVPISAGPAQVPIPAPMTITITLGKVKQSYADHYHLNNETGQCIKTTLPSQEVKAVSPAPDVEAAQSQPLIEQKLLEPAADSVTGTPSLRGVNTVDPGKMEAVSPPVTAASTKDDAPSFKQEVMVATAEVPPLADMEASVPISAGPAQVPIPAPMTITVPLGKVKQSYADHYHLNNETGQCIKTTLPAQEVKAVSPAPDVEAAQSQPLIEQKLLEPAADSVTGTPSLRGVNTVDPGKMEAVSPPVTAASTKDDAPSFKQERAATAEDPPLADMEASMPASAGPAQVPIPAPMTITVPLGKVKQSYADHDHLNRPRGRYVDVFATSELTVQVAPPNMLDVMAPMAIPDLIEHQDETGQCIKTTLSAQEVMAVSPAPDVEAAQSQPLIEQKLLEPAADSVTGTPSLRGVNTVDPGKMEAVSPPVTAASTKDDAPSFKQEVMVATAEVPPLADMEASVPISAGPAQVPIPAPMTITVTLGKVKQSYADHYHLNNETGQCIKTTLPAQEVKAVSPAPDVEAAQSQPLIEQKLLEPAADSVTGTPSLRGVNTVDPGKMEPVSPPVTAASTKDDAPSFKQEETAATAEDPPLADMEAPQLQTLIDPLPVNTPKQPHVAPGSMKAVSLQVKTACTKNDELSFKRYCRGWLSWIIPRKKEAHLPDDKNKSIFWDESKQKWVDRNEPEEKTKAVPPPPMGPPLMPPRNTGSPTGSGGPSTALSTNGPPVNMFRRIGNKNRYVDIMKPSGDNTKPLESFVSPSMLTLWTPVVKTNIFNPAQVSAGDMVESVTQPCPPLAELSRPPTETETVHDPA comes from the exons GTCTACGATTTGGTAGATATAGATGGCAAGGCAAAGCGTAGGGCTAAGGGGACCCTTAGTGTAAAGGCTGTAGATGTCAGCAAACCTGGCGACTGGAGCGCCGCATCACAGCGCTTCAGGCAGTTGCTCTGTGCTGGCAGGGCAAAG GAGGCACTGGAATACGCTGTCCAGAAGGCGTTGTGGGGCCATGCCTTTCGACTGGCAAGCAGGATGGGCACCACAGAACTGCAAAGAGTTGTGGCAAG ATTTGCTGATTCTATGGAGGAGGGTGATCCCCTGAGGACTCTATATCAGATAGAGTCTGGAAGAATACCAGACGTTGCCACG CGTTGTGGTGAAAACTGGTACACTCATCTGGCCTCTGTTTTGACTGCGGTGTGTCCGAAAGATCTACGGATCACAACAGCAAAAATGATGGGAGAAAGCTTGA GATCGAAGGGCATGATGGAAGCATcccatttttgttttgtggcTGCTCAGATCCAGGTGGGCACACTATATAAAGTGCCATTAAAAGTTGAAATTGACCCTGACCAAAG AACTCCTCTTGTTCTAGAAGCAACGAAGGTTCCACTAGCTTTCAAG GAGGTGACGGCGGCAAAAGCCGAAGATCCTACTCTCGCTGACATGGAGGCTTCAGTGCCTATCTCTGCAGGGCCAGCACAAGTGCCCATCCCAGCACCAATGACCATTACCGTCCCATTGGGAAAAGTGAAGCAGTCATATGCTGACCACTATCATCTGaata ATGAGACTGGACAGTGCATAAAAACGACTCTGTCTGCTCAG GAGGTGAAGGCTGTCTCTCCTGCTCCTGATGTGGAGGCTGCTCAATCACAGTCTCTGATAGAGCAGAAGCTTCTGAAACCAGCTGCTGATAGTGTCACTGGCACTCCATCACTCAGAGGAGTGAACACTGTGGATCCTGGCAAGATGGAGGCAGTGAGTCCTCCAGTAACAGCTGCCTTCACTAAGGATGACGCACCATCCTTTAAG CAGGAGGAgacagcagcaacagctgaagTTCCTCCTCTCGCTGACATGGAGGCTTCAGTGCCCATCTCTGCAGGGCCAGCACAAGTGCCCATCCCAGCACCAATGACCATTACCGTCCCATTGGGAAAAGTGAAGCAGTCATATGCTGACCACTATCATCTGaata GGCCCAGGCGGAGGTATGTGGATGTATTTGCAACATCAGAGCTGACAGTGCAAGTCGCCCCACCCAACATGCTGGACCTCATGGCACCAATGGCCATTCCTGACCTCATAGAACATCAAG ATGAGACTGGACAGTGCATAAAAAAGACTCTGTCTGCTCAG GAGGTGAAGGCTGTCTCTCCTGCTCCTGATGTGGAGGCTGCCCAGTCACAGCCTCTGATTGAGCAGAAGCTTCTGGAACCAGCTGCTGATAGTGTCACTGGCACTCCATCACTCAGAGGAGTGAACACTGTGGATCCTGGCAAGATGGAGGCAGTGAGTCCTCCAGTAACAGCTGCCTCCACTAAGGATGATGCACCATCCTTTAAG CAGGAGGTGATGGTGGCAACTGCTGAAGTTCCTCCTCTCGCTGACATGGAGGCTTCAGTGCCCATCTCTGCAGGGCCAGCACAAGTGCCCATCCCAGCACCAATGACCATTACCGTCCCATTGGGAAAAGTGAAGCAGTCATATGCTGACCACTATCATCTGaata ATGAGACTGGACAGTGCATAAAAACGACTCTGCCTGCTCAG GAGGTGAAGGCTGTCTCTCCTGCTCCTGATGTGGAAGCTGCCCAGTCACAGCCTCTGATAGAGCAGAAGCTTCTGGAACCAGCTGCTGATAGTGTCACTGGCACTCCATCACTCAGAGGAGTGAACACTGTGGATCCTGGCAAGATGGAGGCAGTGAGTCCTCCAGTAACAGCTGCTTCCACCAAGGATGACGCACCATCCTTTAAG caggagagagcagcAACAGCCGAAGATCCTCCTCTCGCTGACATGGAGGCTTCAATGCCCGCCTCTGCAGGGCCAGCACAAGTGCCCATCCCAGCACCAATGACCATTACCGTCCCATTGGGAAAAGTGAAGCAGTCATATGCTGACCACGATCATCTGaata GGCCCAGGGGGAGGTATGTGGATGTATTTGCAACATCAGAGCTGACAGTGCAAGTCGCTCCACCCAACATGCTGGACCTCATGGCACCAATGGCCATTCCTGACCTCATAGAACATCAAG ATGAGACTGGACAGTGCATAAAAACGACTCTGTCTGCTCAG GAGGTGATGGCTGTCTCTCCTGCTCCTGATGTGGAGGCTGCTCAATCACAGCCTCTGATAGAGCAGAAGCTTCTGGAACCAGCTGCTGATAGTGTCACTGGCACTCCATCACTCAGAGGAGTGAACACTGTGGATCCTGGCAAGATGGAGGCAGTGAGTCCTCCAGTAACAGCTGCCTCCACTAAGGATGATGCACCATCCTTTAAG CAGGAGGTGATGGTGGCAACTGCTGAAGTTCCTCCTCTCGCTTACATGGAGGCTTCAGTGCCCATCTCTGCAGGGCCAGCACAAGTGCCCATCCCAGCACCAATGACCATTACCATCACATTGGGAAAAGTGAAGCAGTCATATGCTGACCACTATCATCTGaata ATGAGACTGGACAGTGCATAAAAACGACTCTGCCTTCTCAG GAGGTGAAGGCTGTCTCTCCTGCTCTTGATGTGGAGGCTGCCCAGTCACAGCCTCTGATAGAGCAGAAGCTTCTGGAACCAGCTGCTGATAGTGTCACTGGCACTCCATCACTCAGAGGAGTGAACACTGTGGATCCTGGCAAGATGGAGGCAGTGAGTCCTCCAGTAACAGCTGCCTCCACTAAGGATGATGCACCATCCTTTAAG CAGGAGGTGATGGTGGCAACTGCTGAAGTTCCTCCTCTCGCTTACATGGAGGCTTCAGTGCCCATCTCTGCAGGGCCAGCACAAGTGCCCATCCCAGCACCAATGACCATTACCATCACATTGGGAAAAGTGAAGCAGTCATATGCTGACCACTATCATCTGaata ATGAGACTGGACAGTGCATAAAAATGACTCTGCCTTCTCAG GAGGTGAAGGCTGTCTCTCCTGCTCCTGATGTGGAGGCTGCCCAGTCACAGCCTCTGATAGAGCAGAAGCTTCTGGAACCAGCTGCTGATAGTGTCACTGGCACTCCATCACTCAGAGGAGTGAACACTGTGGATCCTGGCAAGATGGAGGCAGTGAGTCCTCCAGTAACAGCTGCCTCCACTAAGGATGATGCACCATCCTTTAAG CAGGAGGTGATGGTGGCAACTGCTGAAGTTCCTCCTCTCGCTTACATGGAGGCTTCAGTGCCCATCTCTGCAGGGCCAGCACAAGTGCCCATCCCAGCACCAATGACCATTACCATCACATTGGGAAAAGTGAAGCAGTCATATGCTGACCACTATCATCTGaata ATGAGACTGGACAGTGCATAAAAACGACTCTGCCTGCTCAG GAGGTGAAGGCTGTCTCTCCTGCTCCTGATGTGGAAGCTGCCCAGTCACAGCCTCTGATAGAGCAGAAGCTTCTGGAACCAGCTGCTGATAGTGTCACTGGCACTCCATCACTCAGAGGAGTGAACACTGTGGATCCTGGCAAGATGGAGGCAGTGAGTCCTCCAGTAACAGCTGCTTCCACCAAGGATGACGCACCATCCTTTAAG caggagagagcagcAACAGCCGAAGATCCTCCTCTCGCTGACATGGAGGCTTCAATGCCCGCCTCTGCAGGGCCAGCACAAGTGCCCATCCCAGCACCAATGACCATTACCGTCCCATTGGGAAAAGTGAAGCAGTCATATGCTGACCACGATCATCTGaata GGCCCAGGGGGAGGTATGTGGATGTATTTGCAACATCAGAGCTGACAGTGCAAGTCGCCCCACCCAACATGCTGGACGTCATGGCACCAATGGCCATTCCTGACCTCATAGAACATCAAG ATGAGACTGGACAGTGCATAAAAACGACTCTGTCTGCTCAG GAGGTGAAGGCTGTCTCTCCTGCTCCTGATGTGGAGGCTGCTCAATCACAGCCTCTGATAGAGCAGAAGCTTCTGGAACCAGCTGCTGATAGTGTCACTGGCACTCCATCACTCAGAGGAGTGAACACTGTGGATCCTGGCAAGATGGAGGCAGTGAGTCCTCCAGTAACAGCTGCCTCCACTAAGGATGATGCACCATCCTTTAAG CAGGAGGTGATGGTGGCAACTGCTGAAGTTCCTCCTCTCGCTTACATGGAGGCTTCAGTGCCCATCTCTGCAGGGCCAGCACAAGTGCCCATCCCAGCACCAATGACCATTACCATCACATTGGGAAAAGTGAAGCAGTCATATGCTGACCACTATCATCTGaata ATGAGACTGGACAGTGCATAAAAACGACTCTGCCTTCTCAG GAGGTGAAGGCTGTCTCTCCTGCTCCTGATGTGGAGGCTGCCCAGTCACAGCCTCTGATAGAGCAGAAGCTTCTGGAACCAGCTGCTGATAGTGTCACTGGCACTCCATCACTCAGAGGAGTGAACACTGTGGATCCTGGCAAGATGGAGGCAGTGAGTCCTCCAGTAACAGCTGCCTCCACTAAGGATGATGCACCATCCTTTAAG CAGGAGGTGATGGTGGCAACTGCTGAAGTTCCTCCTCTCGCTGACATGGAGGCTTCAGTGCCCATCTCTGCAGGGCCAGCACAAGTGCCCATCCCAGCACCAATGACCATTACCGTCCCATTGGGAAAAGTGAAGCAGTCATATGCTGACCACTATCATCTGaata ATGAGACTGGACAGTGCATAAAAACGACTCTGCCTGCTCAG GAGGTGAAGGCTGTCTCTCCTGCTCCTGATGTGGAAGCTGCCCAGTCACAGCCTCTGATAGAGCAGAAGCTTCTGGAACCAGCTGCTGATAGTGTCACTGGCACTCCATCACTCAGAGGAGTGAACACTGTGGATCCTGGCAAGATGGAGGCAGTGAGTCCTCCAGTAACAGCTGCTTCCACCAAGGATGACGCACCATCCTTTAAG caggagagagcagcAACAGCCGAAGATCCTCCTCTCGCTGACATGGAGGCTTCAATGCCCGCCTCTGCAGGGCCAGCACAAGTGCCCATCCCAGCACCAATGACCATTACCGTCCCATTGGGAAAAGTGAAGCAGTCATATGCTGACCACGATCATCTGaata GGCCCAGGGGGAGGTATGTGGATGTATTTGCAACATCAGAGCTGACAGTGCAAGTCGCCCCACCCAACATGCTGGACGTCATGGCACCAATGGCCATTCCTGACCTCATAGAACATCAAG ATGAGACTGGACAGTGCATAAAAACGACTCTGTCTGCTCAG GAGGTGATGGCTGTCTCTCCTGCTCCTGATGTGGAGGCTGCTCAATCACAGCCTCTGATAGAGCAGAAGCTTCTGGAACCAGCTGCTGATAGTGTCACTGGCACTCCATCACTCAGAGGAGTGAACACTGTGGATCCTGGCAAGATGGAGGCAGTGAGTCCTCCAGTAACAGCTGCCTCCACTAAGGATGATGCACCATCCTTTAAG CAGGAGGTGATGGTGGCAACTGCTGAAGTTCCTCCTCTCGCTGACATGGAGGCTTCAGTGCCCATCTCTGCAGGGCCAGCACAAGTGCCCATCCCAGCACCAATGACCATTACCGTCACATTGGGAAAAGTGAAGCAGTCATATGCTGACCACTATCATCTGaata ATGAGACTGGACAGTGCATAAAAACGACTCTGCCTGCTCAG GAGGTGAAGGCTGTCTCTCCTGCTCCTGATGTGGAGGCTGCCCAGTCACAGCCTCTGATAGAGCAGAAGCTTCTGGAACCAGCTGCTGATAGTGTCACTGGCACTCCATCACTCAGAGGAGTGAACACTGTGGATCCTGGCAAGATGGAGCCAGTGAGTCCTCCAGTAACAGCTGCTTCCACCAAGGATGACGCACCATCCTTTAAG CAGGAGGAGACAGCAGCAACTGCCGAAGATCCTCCTCTCGCTGACATGGAGGCTCCACAGTTACAGACTCTCATTGATCCGTTGCCGGTGAATACTCCGAAGCAGCCTCATGTTGCTCCTGGCAGCATGAAGGCAGTGAGTCTTCAAGTGAAGACTGCTTGCACCAAGAATGACGAACTATCCTTTAAG AGATATTGTAGGGGTTGGCTCTCGTGGATAATTCCTCGAAAGAAAGAAGCTCATCTCCCTGATGACAAAAACAAATCT ATTTTTTGGGATGAGTCTAAACAAAAATGGGTGGATCGGAATGAACCAGAGGAAAAG ACCAAAGCcgtcccaccaccacccatgggCCCTCCACTGATGCCCCCCAGGAACACAGGCAGTCCAACAGGAAGTGGTGGTCCATCTACTGCACTCTCCACCAATGGACCACCAGTCAACATGTTCCGAAGAATTG GAAATAAGAACCGATATGTTGACATCATGAAACCAAGTGGAGACAACACTAAGCCTTTGGAGTCTTTCGTTTCACCAAGCATGCTGACCCTGTGGACTCCTGTGGTCAAGACAAATATATTCAACCCAGCTCAAG TGAGTGCAGGGGATATGGTTGAAAGCGTTACACAGCCTTGTCCACCTTTGGCTGAGCTCTCAAGACCCCCTACTGAGACTGAG ACTGTGCATGACCCTGCTTAG